The Odontesthes bonariensis isolate fOdoBon6 chromosome 19, fOdoBon6.hap1, whole genome shotgun sequence genome includes the window ttttaattttttatttatttgtttatttagtaatttatcattattattagttcgtagtagcctgggaattcccatgctgctttgcgctcgatttcattctcactgcaaagtcagcctggaaaccaccgcccttatttttaccagagtttgggaaccaatcacagaacgggggggggcggtggcagcaagacgatgacgacgtatatgcgctacaccgaagcttgtagagtgttaatccaacatgacaagcggacacaacgttacctttcaatgcagccttagaaagtgtttcggagtagattcaccctggggtcatttgaaccgtgacatccagccaagtagcccacacgaagtttttccgatattggctgaacatcagctgagttactgagttatcccgaatagcttagtacaagcgctaacggaccctggcagtatctccaaaattatcacactaaaatcacatgtcatgacaccaaacttctacagtagtacaaatatggtctgtactcacaaagcgatgcatttggaagtttttacatagtccaggagtttattattatcatcaacacaagcctgatagcttttctgctgctaaagctgcgtcgacgtcacttctgggagccgggagcttcaaagtaagatgagggttgatctactactgtagacaacaaagcaaggctgttcaatttctccattattaaaataaattcacaactctacaacataaaaattcatgtagaatatagcatataggcctactttgttgtcaatttaagtagcttagaacgcaagtttacttttattttccatttttttcttcttcctcgtcgaatttctgtcgtcatctggtataagtgatacaattggctatgaatcgcgcgcaaagcagcatgggaagaacctgacgtcatttgatagacattcgtagcgcccaataaacggctctaggcatttgtaaaccacgcctcaaatacgagaaaatgcacacctagttcccagaccaccatctcatcgagattgtggacgcgtcagccaggctaagttcgtagtattttttactagaattggtattattattgttgttgttaatacaatcattgtaaatatttaaaaacaatttgagctacttgactaatttgaatttccccccattgggggatgaataaagtatttttctattctatttctattctattctaataaacctttattatgtaaaagaaaactgagaaaacaagaaaaaagtgtaatcctgaaaactagtgattgtctttttgtattgtgtaacaaaaaatacatgataaaaaatgtattgaattgagttgaatagataaataacaggtggtttcatcatacaaaatagattttggatttaaaattccattaagttgctttattttggggctttggtaggacaaggggagtaaacagaatgttaagaccgcacaagggttaaaaaaaaaataataataattaattaatttatttatttattactagGTGTCCGCTGTCAGGTACTTCCTGAACCTTAAAGGATAAAAAGGTAAAAAACGTTAAAGGATAAAAACGTTATCACGTTTTATTCAGATAAAGGCGTGTTTCATCGGCCTTTTAATGATGCGTGCAGTGATGTAACCCTTATGCATCACATGTCAGCTGCACGTCTGAGCCCCTCAACTTTCTCTGTTCAGTGACCCTCAGGTGGCGCTTGCACTTTGAATTCGTCACGGCCCGCGAGCCCATGGAGCCGCCCACCGTCCTGCAGAACCAATCGGAGGTCACGGTTTGGGCCGGGGCGGAGCACGTCAACGTGGACACCTTCAGCTGGAATCTGCCAATCAAAGTGCTGCCCACGAACCCGGCGCTGGCGTCCTACGTGTCGCAGTTTACAGGAACCAACAGCATCAATAtttgactctgtgtgtgtgtgtgtgtgtgtgtgtgtgtgtgtgtgtgtgtgtgtgtgtgtgtgtgtgtgtgtgtgtgtgtgttcttgcacCTACTGTTGAGTGAGGACCACCTCAAGTTTGagtgaggacatttttacaTAGTGAGGACATTTTGTCCGGTCCTCACTTTGTTTCCCTCTAGATGACCTCCTTAGGTTATATAGATGCTATCCTTTTAATTTTCTCAGTAGGACCTCAGAATGTCCTAAGTGTCAATTTTTCACCCCTAAAGTTTAACACAGattaaaatctttttctgaatcttttgtgCTTCTCAAAATCTGAAGCAATGTATCGGATCACTGTGCCACCGAGTGTCTGGAATgacactttgtttgtttctaagtGAACTAGAAATACTGGTCCTCACTTTGTGAGTGGTTTTAGTCGGTCCTTACTCAGCATTAAGTacgagagtgtgtgtgtgtgtcttttaattttctttacaGATGAGAAACGATTCCAGTGGATAAAATGTATAATTAATGCAACCTACTGTATGTTCAGCCTTTTTTCGCGTGCATGTAGCCGTAGGCATTTTAGCTTATTTGAACGTGGAACATCTTCCTTTTTGGAAGAGCGCaactctctttatttatttcgtttttacactcgttttttttttttttttttttttttttgccctcatTTTATGAAACCGGCTTTTCTAAGGCGAGATAGTTTCTTCTGTGTAACCGCTTTGCTTTCCGCTCGGACAGAGGCTGCACCGAGATGTAAGAACTACAGAGAAAATTAAAGTGTGGCCTGAAATTTCTCAaattaagtgtttgtttttgtttcaaaaCAAGAATTTTattcgttttttttgttttgtaaatgatACAGCATGATATGTCAAAGTCAAAAGAAACATATATTAGTGTATGTGGTCTATATATTTGCCGTTATTTACAAGAATCCGGATCCGTTAAAGATTGCAGAAGAAATTACAAACGTTAAACGAAAGCAGATGTTTTACTGAGAAACAAGTTTCATTCAGGAAGACAAACAACTACTGTTGTGAATTTTTTAAACATTGTTTTGTTGGAAAGGAGGTGCCACATCTTTTACATTGATGCATAACAGGGAAATCACAGATGCCGTTTAATACTGGTTCAGTTTGTGAGCTAAGAAAAACTGTTGCTGGTATGAAACTGTGGCGAGCATCagctttaagaagaaaaaaaaaaaaggctgaagtGTCACCGGTCTGCGGGGCCTCTTCAGTtctcaagctgctgctgctgcagctgaagGGATCCATGACTCGGGTCCCTGTTCACTTCACCCGAGATGCAGGGCAGGCGGGGGTCGGCCGCCTTGACCAGAAACACTTTGCAGGTCACTGGCTCCACCCGCACCTCACACCATGCGGGGAAGTCCACCGGCCGATGCACCCTGAGCAGGGATGGAGACAGATGTGAAGTCTTTGAAGCTGGAAATAAATCTCCTGTTGTTTCAGTCTCTGGTTTATTCTTTGCAGAGATTATTCTTTAGAAGCTTAAAAGGAAAATGCAACAATTGTCTCGGGAGGTTACAGGTTGAAATGCTGATTTTTCTCAAaaagtaaaggcttaaaatcCACTACAATACATAAGTTCAAGGTTAGAATATTACAATGCACTTAATGCATTTAGCATTTAGGGTATTTTTAACACTCTTCTAAAGgagttttgttttctgttggaaGTTACctggttttgtctttttttgcttttaaatgcTTTTCATCTGCTTATACATCGTATATTTCGTCGAATAACACTTTGGTCAACCATGGtcgttttaaatgtgctttctAAGTTAATCAGATGCTGGTTTGGACCTCCTTAGAActaaaaacaggtgaaaagTGGTCCGGTCAGCACTAGgagttaacacacacacacacttcagcaTGTTATCACTGAACCTACgaccttcagctggtgcagaacgctgctgcccgtcttttaaccaacaccaacagacgtgtgcacatcactcctgttcttaactccctccactggcttcctgtcccaacggcctcgccccatcatatttatctgagcttttaacagtcctggtagagctctgaggtcaacagatcagtttctgctggaagtgtccaggtcagaatacaaaccctggggtgagcgagccttttcccaaagctgcccccaggctctggaataagctccccgtccagctgcctcttatttctgacctgggccgcttcacatctaggctaaaaacctacttatttaggattgcttttaatacccagtagtatgatgacacttttatcttattttattgctttcactgttcttttattgtttttatttgtttttacttattcttctctttatttattacccgctgtaaagcactttggtacatcgtaaggattgtctgtaaagggctgtataaataaagtacatttacatttaaaatccACTACATTTATGTGTAAATTCGGATTCATTTGAGTCTCAGCCACCGACTGCGTTAAATCCCTTTAACACTACCAATAATACAGGAATGATTAAGCAGGTCGAATACATTTATGTTACGTTTAAATGATGTGAAACTGCAACCCAAGTCGTCCCGGGAGGACAAATGAATTTCCGTGCAGCACAACGTCTCTGAAGCTGGCTGCAGTGTGAACGGTGGGCATCTGGACACCAAACCACAGAGGCTGTTTGTGTACTCACGTCTCGCAGCAACCGACTCCAACAGGGTGCAGACAGGTGCACTCCATGCAGGCATTGTCCATCCAGGTTTCCCCCAGCGAGTAGTGCTTCCCCTCGAACACACACAGAGCTTGGACGACACACGGAAGCGCATTCTTTAACAATGATAGCTCCAAGTATAAGTGAAATGTGCATGATGAGAgtttaacccttgtgcggtcttaacattctgtGTACTCCCCTCgtcctatgggtcaaaaatCACCCGCCccaccaaagccccaaaataaagcaacttaattgaattttaaatccaaaatctattttgtatgatgaaaccacctgttatttatctattcaactcaattcaatacattttttatcatgtattttttgttacacaatacaaaaagacaatcaccagttttcaggattacactttttttttttttttaccacaaaccaactgtcagttggaccaacagttttcttgttttctcagttttcttttacataataaaggtttattagaatagaaatagaatagaaaaatactttattcatcccccaatggggtaaattcaaattagtcaagtagctcaaattgtttttaaatatttacaatgattgtattaacaacaataataataataataccaattctagtaaaaaaaaatactactactaactaataataatgataaatgactaaataagcaaataaataaaataaaaattaaaaaatgattgctattatataaatatgAAGTAATTACTTACCAGTTTTCAggataacactttttttttttttttaccacaaaccaactgtcagttggaccaacagttttcttgttttctcacttttcttttacataataaaggtttaatattgctattatataaatgtgaagtaattacttctgaattaattatattgaaaggggaaaaaaacagtgaacttttttctggtgttcaaatgtttttataattcacgggtcaaaaatgacccataagacaatctttgtaccctagtgatgtacagcccacatggaaacataaacaaaaataaagtatgactttttctaatgatgggaaaagtcattaaatttcaagttggaaaaagatagtttaaggtattctttctacagctaaacatggtagtgggtcacttttgacccgcaggaGGGTTAAAAGCGTGATATCTCACCTCTGGAGTTGAAGTGGCACTCCATGGGTGCAGCAGAGGCGCCGCCGGCCCACAGGAGGAACCCTGCAGCCGTTACCAAGTAGTTAACCACGGAGAGCTCCATCTTCATCTGGTCCGATCAGCTTGTGGTTCCTCCTCTCCCTTCAGTCCCTCATTTATACATCCTGAGGGTTTACGACAGTGGCGTGGAGGTGTGGTCCACACCGTCATGTGGCCGGCAGCCCTTGGCTGTGAAAGGTATCAGCGGCGCCATCCGTCAGGAATGAGGTGACGGTGATGTTGTACGGAGGGGGGGGAGTAAACAGAAGGGAATCTGGTGTCTTGGCACGATTTTGGCACCGCAGAGATGGACTCTCTGCGCTTCAGCGGGCATGAACCTCCAAAGTGATAGAAACAATGACACATCCATGCGGTGACTAAGAGAGGGAAGGATAGGAGAGAGGTGAGCTGGAGGGCAGTGAAAGATGTCCAAGGAGAGTAGGAGGAGGAGAGGCCGAGGGATGGGATGGAATTACCTAACATGATTCATCACCATTCAACCATCGGTTCTGTATATGTACAGCAGCTGAAAATGTGACACATGTTAAACACATGTATGCGTCCTGATCTATGATACCGCAAATATAAAGTCATGTGGCAAAGAAAGCGTGTGCCCCATTTCAATTCTGGGGTTTTACATTTTGGGTCTTAAAATAAGGTAAGTGCGACCAAAGATAAGCGACAACACATGACacattacactgtgtcattactTATTTAACACAAACTAAGCCAATatgcagaaaaacaaaagtcCACCCCGTGATTTAACAGCTTGTAAGACCACCTTTAGcggctctctgaaggtcccaccacagcatctcagtcagcctgaggtctggactctgactggactgAACGTGGAACATCTTCCTTTTTGGAAGAGCGCAacactctttatttatttcgtTTTTACACTGGTTTTTGGGGGGGTTTCTGCCCTCATTTTTATGAAACCGGCTTTTCTAACGCCAGATGTTTTCTTCTGTGTAACCGCTTTGCTTTCCGCTCGGACAGAGGCTGCACCGAGATGTAAGGACTACAGAGAAAATTAAAGTGTGGCCTGAAATTTCTCAaattaagtgtttgtttttgtttcaaaacaagaattttatttgttttttgttttgtaaatgagTTACAGCGTGATATGTCAAAGTCAAAAGAAACATATATTAGTGTATGTGGTCTATATATCTGCTGTTATTTACAAGAAGTCAGAGTTGGATCCTGAAGGTCCcagcacagcatctcagtcaggctgaggtctggactctgactggaccaaaCAACActttgattcttctcttcttcacacattctgctgtagatccgctgctgtgtttgggatctttgtcctgttgaagagccagtttcagcccagctttagctgtcggagagacggcctcacatctgactctagaacactttggtatccagaggagttgatggtggactcaatggctgcaaggtgcccaggtcctgtggctgcagaacgagCTGAATTAGCTGGGACATCTTTAatatcttgaatgttttccacttgtgaataatctttccaaatagtttggaaatggccttataacccttcccagattgatgggcagcaacagttgcttctctaagatcattgctgatgtctttcctccttggcattgtgctaacacacaccaaactgataaaccttctgcttttatagagctgctcacacttcCTGGTGatcacctggctgctactttccTCCTTAATTCCTGTGGAATCTGTAAGGGTTCACTtactttttcacacactgcttctgcattttggtttaCTTTAGTGAAATTAATCGTGAAATGGTGTAATAGGCTACGTACCACCGTTCATCTGAAGTTGCATTTACCTTATTTTAAGATCTTATAAGGACCAGATGATGTTTCTATTTAATCCTGATGAGTAAAGTCGTAGAATTGAAAGAgtatttactttctttttcacacgcAGTATCTGTAGAAGTAAAAGAAACCGAGAACTATGACAACTGGTTATTAGAGGGCCTCACTTGTACAAACAGACATGTTAAGAATCACTTCCACAAAGAGCACAATCTTATAGTGCCTTCATAGTGAACCAGTCAAAACCCAGCTGACCACCTTTGGGAGTTTTTGGACGATCTCCACCACCGTCATCAGAAAACTGCAGGACAATGATGTTTATCCACCCCAGAGAAGCTATAAAAAGGAGCATGGAAACTGACTGCACCAGCTCACTGATTCTATTAATATTGTTTCTATC containing:
- the msmp1 gene encoding prostate-associated microseminoprotein, which gives rise to MKMELSVVNYLVTAAGFLLWAGGASAAPMECHFNSRALCVFEGKHYSLGETWMDNACMECTCLHPVGVGCCETVHRPVDFPAWCEVRVEPVTCKVFLVKAADPRLPCISGEVNRDPSHGSLQLQQQQLEN